One Phenylobacterium hankyongense DNA segment encodes these proteins:
- a CDS encoding SemiSWEET family sugar transporter, whose translation MTSFGPQIVKIWRERDASSVSLRMYVVTVTGFSLWIAYGVLIQSWPVIGSNVVCLLMSATILVLKWRFEKGDMPGAEGPASRP comes from the coding sequence ATGACCAGCTTCGGGCCGCAGATCGTGAAGATCTGGCGCGAGCGCGACGCCTCCTCGGTCTCGCTGCGGATGTACGTGGTGACGGTGACCGGCTTCAGCCTGTGGATCGCCTACGGCGTGCTCATCCAGAGCTGGCCGGTGATCGGGTCGAACGTGGTCTGCCTCCTGATGTCGGCGACCATCCTGGTCCTGAAGTGGCGCTTCGAGAAAGGCGACATGCCCGGCGCGGAGGGGCCCGCCTCGCGGCCCTAG
- a CDS encoding sulfotransferase domain-containing protein, with amino-acid sequence MAQPPLVNFIVAGVQKGGTTALFDYLAQDRDIAVSRTKEVHFFDDETQDWSRPDYGAYHAHFDDPAGRPCGEATPIYAYWPDCLERIRAYNPAMRLILVLRDPVERAWSHWRMEYARGVETEPFAWCIRQGRRRLFAAEPWGFHREFSYVERGYYGEQVERLFGLFPRDQVLILRSEDLRRDPAPALGATRRLLGLPPGPAPAPRDAHVGREMDYGSELTPEDGAFLRGLYARDQARLETLTGIRFG; translated from the coding sequence ATGGCCCAACCGCCGCTCGTCAACTTCATCGTCGCCGGCGTCCAGAAGGGCGGCACCACGGCGCTGTTCGACTACCTGGCGCAGGACCGCGACATCGCCGTCTCCCGGACCAAGGAGGTCCATTTCTTCGACGACGAGACGCAGGACTGGTCGCGGCCGGACTACGGCGCCTATCACGCTCACTTCGACGATCCGGCGGGGCGCCCGTGCGGCGAGGCGACGCCGATCTACGCCTACTGGCCGGACTGCCTGGAGCGGATCCGCGCCTACAACCCGGCGATGCGGCTGATCCTGGTGCTGCGCGATCCGGTTGAACGGGCCTGGTCGCACTGGCGCATGGAGTACGCCCGCGGCGTGGAGACCGAGCCCTTCGCCTGGTGCATCCGCCAGGGCCGGCGGCGGCTGTTCGCGGCCGAGCCCTGGGGCTTCCACCGGGAATTCTCCTACGTGGAGCGGGGCTATTACGGCGAGCAGGTGGAGCGGCTGTTCGGCCTGTTCCCGCGCGACCAGGTGCTGATCCTGCGCTCGGAGGACCTGCGGCGCGATCCGGCCCCGGCGCTCGGCGCCACGCGTCGGCTGCTGGGCCTGCCGCCGGGACCGGCGCCGGCGCCGCGCGACGCCCACGTCGGGCGGGAGATGGACTATGGCTCCGAGCTGACGCCCGAGGACGGCGCCTTCCTGCGCGGCCTCTACGCGCGCGACCAGGCCCGCCTCGAGACGTTGACCGGGATCAGGTTCGGCTAG
- a CDS encoding NAD-dependent epimerase/dehydratase family protein has protein sequence MAAILLTGASSFTGLWIAEALSAQGHEVVAPLRRARDADAGLRGLRVARLAQAADLVFDAPLGSPAFLRLVKGRRWDLLAHHAADIPNYRSPDYDPVAGLVRNTEGAAATIKAFARAGGAAVLATGTVFETGEGGDPQAPAATPYGLSKALTNETLRHLAGWAGLGFGRFVIPAPFGPWEERGLAWSLFQAWVEGRTGEVRTPTYVRDHLAAPLLAGAYVEAVAELLAGQDGLVARPSGTVATVGAFARQLAEEVRSRTSLDCALVEHPQTAFPEPRARFNSSPRSFAGAAEAAFWDNYVAFYLDLQARGLLQGAA, from the coding sequence ATGGCGGCGATCCTGCTCACCGGCGCGAGTTCCTTCACCGGCCTGTGGATCGCCGAGGCCCTGAGCGCCCAGGGCCATGAAGTCGTCGCACCGCTGCGGCGCGCCCGCGACGCCGACGCCGGGCTGCGGGGGCTGCGGGTCGCCAGGCTGGCGCAGGCGGCCGACCTGGTCTTCGACGCCCCGCTCGGCTCGCCGGCCTTTCTGCGGCTCGTCAAGGGGCGGCGGTGGGATCTGCTGGCGCACCATGCCGCCGACATCCCCAACTATCGGAGTCCTGACTACGACCCTGTGGCCGGGCTGGTGCGGAACACCGAGGGTGCTGCGGCAACCATCAAGGCGTTCGCCAGGGCCGGCGGCGCGGCGGTGCTGGCCACCGGCACGGTCTTCGAGACCGGCGAGGGCGGCGACCCGCAGGCGCCGGCCGCGACGCCCTACGGCCTCTCCAAGGCGCTGACCAACGAGACCCTGCGCCACCTCGCCGGCTGGGCCGGTCTCGGGTTCGGCCGGTTCGTCATCCCGGCGCCGTTCGGCCCCTGGGAGGAGCGCGGCCTGGCCTGGTCCCTGTTCCAGGCCTGGGTCGAGGGGCGGACGGGGGAGGTGCGCACGCCGACTTACGTGCGCGACCACCTCGCCGCGCCGCTGCTGGCCGGAGCCTACGTCGAGGCCGTGGCGGAGCTTCTGGCCGGTCAGGACGGGCTGGTCGCCAGGCCCTCGGGCACCGTCGCCACGGTGGGCGCCTTCGCGCGCCAACTGGCCGAGGAGGTGCGGTCGCGGACCTCACTCGATTGCGCCCTCGTGGAGCACCCGCAGACCGCCTTCCCCGAGCCGCGGGCGCGGTTCAACAGCAGTCCCCGGAGCTTCGCCGGCGCGGCGGAAGCCGCCTTCTGGGACAACTACGTGGCCTTCTACCTCGACCTCCAGGCCCGCGGCCTGCTGCAGGGCGCGGCCTAG
- a CDS encoding tetratricopeptide repeat protein: MDERLAAAQQALQAGRTQEGIGHLVALLESNPQQPLAIYAGLAVQLHRAGRFVDVEAWTAKGVALYPRSLDLWNTRGVALRRLGRLDEAVAALTTALRLQPKSTAALSNLANTHLDREDGAAAEGLLTKLLRLEPKNAEYQRLLGRALLKQGRSDAALARFRQAVMLDRNAINAWLDLSGTLSDLHRHDEANEVLSRARQAHPNDARLIEGVAILLRREGRNQEAEDYLLSQLPAHEGEGWIHRQLGAAFADADRRRANQHLRRAVELEPANRDYVFALAESLQRSRYDDEAAHIEESYQVVRRLIGNGALTPRHEKVASEIFLRVGAYDELDRLGRALTLGRRWAEAGMHAALMNQPPRVRSPEDRRELVELHRIWGRGAEADAALRPITRPPARTPRAKLRIGFMSSDLRSHPVGYFALPLVEAYDRSRFEVYCYSFNRGEADPMQRHIESLVDAFRWRPAIGDHDAAQMIADDDLDILIELGGSTHMNKLNVMSYKPAPIAASWLGYAHSAGPSTIDYLILDPYMTPAAPELLIEKPLMLPHCWYSLAREAFRPEPAVEPIAPVERNGFVTFGTANNPYKYGREMLAAWARIVARTPGSRFMFIRPECGSPTFRANMAAAFAAEGVAPERLLFESIRGRHLPFYNQIDMSLDTFPQTGGTTTCESLWMGAPVITLVGEALYERLSYSVLMNLGLEEFCTTTVQAYEDAAVALAADPARIGQLRRSLRDRMRASPLGDSNAWAADFFDAVAGAVEPSR, from the coding sequence ATGGACGAACGATTGGCGGCGGCGCAGCAGGCGCTGCAGGCGGGACGTACGCAGGAGGGCATCGGCCACCTGGTGGCGCTGCTCGAAAGCAACCCGCAGCAACCCCTGGCCATCTACGCGGGCCTCGCCGTCCAGCTTCACCGCGCCGGCCGTTTCGTCGATGTCGAGGCCTGGACCGCCAAGGGCGTGGCGCTCTATCCGCGCAGCCTCGACCTGTGGAACACCCGCGGCGTCGCCTTGCGGCGGCTGGGCCGCCTCGACGAGGCGGTGGCCGCCCTGACCACCGCGCTGCGGCTGCAGCCGAAGAGCACCGCGGCGCTCTCGAACCTCGCCAACACCCACCTCGACCGGGAGGACGGCGCGGCCGCCGAGGGCCTGCTGACCAAGCTTCTCCGCCTCGAGCCCAAGAATGCGGAATACCAGCGGCTGCTGGGGCGGGCCTTGCTGAAGCAGGGCCGTTCCGACGCCGCCCTGGCGCGGTTCCGGCAGGCGGTGATGCTCGACCGCAACGCCATCAACGCCTGGCTCGACCTGAGCGGAACGCTCAGCGACCTCCACCGCCACGACGAGGCGAACGAGGTGCTGTCACGAGCCCGGCAGGCGCACCCCAACGACGCACGGCTCATCGAGGGGGTGGCGATCCTGCTGCGGCGCGAAGGCCGCAACCAGGAGGCCGAGGACTATCTGCTGAGCCAGTTGCCCGCCCACGAGGGCGAAGGCTGGATCCATCGCCAACTGGGCGCGGCCTTCGCCGACGCCGACCGGCGCCGCGCGAACCAGCACCTGCGTCGTGCGGTGGAGCTGGAGCCGGCCAACCGCGACTACGTCTTCGCCCTCGCCGAAAGCCTGCAGCGCTCGCGCTACGACGACGAGGCGGCGCACATCGAGGAGTCGTACCAGGTCGTCCGGCGGCTGATCGGCAACGGCGCCCTGACGCCGCGCCACGAGAAGGTGGCCAGCGAGATCTTCCTGCGGGTGGGCGCCTACGACGAGCTGGATCGCCTCGGACGGGCGCTGACCTTGGGCCGGCGCTGGGCGGAAGCCGGCATGCACGCCGCGCTGATGAACCAGCCGCCGCGGGTCCGCTCCCCCGAGGACCGGCGGGAGCTGGTGGAGCTGCACCGGATCTGGGGCCGCGGCGCCGAGGCCGACGCGGCGCTGCGACCGATCACCCGGCCGCCGGCGCGGACGCCACGGGCGAAGCTGCGGATCGGATTCATGTCGTCGGACCTGCGCTCGCATCCGGTGGGCTACTTCGCCCTGCCGCTGGTCGAGGCCTACGACCGGTCACGGTTCGAGGTCTATTGCTACTCGTTCAACCGCGGCGAAGCCGACCCGATGCAGCGGCATATCGAGTCCCTCGTCGACGCCTTCCGCTGGCGTCCGGCCATCGGCGACCATGACGCGGCCCAGATGATCGCCGACGACGACCTCGACATCCTGATCGAGCTCGGCGGCTCGACCCACATGAACAAGCTCAACGTCATGTCCTACAAGCCCGCCCCGATCGCGGCGAGCTGGCTGGGCTACGCCCACTCCGCCGGGCCCTCGACGATCGACTACCTGATCCTCGATCCGTACATGACCCCGGCGGCGCCGGAGCTGTTGATCGAGAAGCCGCTGATGCTGCCGCACTGCTGGTACAGCCTGGCGCGGGAGGCCTTCCGCCCCGAGCCCGCGGTCGAGCCGATCGCGCCGGTCGAACGCAACGGCTTCGTCACCTTCGGCACGGCGAACAATCCGTACAAGTACGGTCGGGAGATGCTGGCCGCCTGGGCGCGGATCGTCGCCCGCACCCCGGGGTCGCGCTTCATGTTCATCCGGCCGGAGTGCGGCTCGCCGACTTTCCGCGCCAACATGGCCGCCGCCTTCGCCGCCGAGGGGGTGGCCCCGGAGCGCCTGCTGTTCGAATCCATCCGCGGCCGCCACCTGCCGTTCTACAACCAGATCGACATGTCGCTGGACACCTTCCCCCAGACCGGCGGCACCACGACCTGCGAGTCCCTGTGGATGGGGGCCCCGGTGATCACCCTGGTGGGCGAGGCGCTCTACGAGCGGCTGAGCTACTCGGTGCTGATGAACCTCGGGCTGGAAGAGTTCTGCACGACCACGGTCCAGGCCTACGAGGACGCCGCCGTGGCCCTGGCGGCCGACCCGGCGCGCATCGGGCAGCTGCGCCGCAGCCTGCGCGACCGCATGCGGGCCAGCCCCCTGGGCGACAGCAACGCCTGGGCCGCCGACTTCTTCGACGCCGTGGCCGGCGCCGTGGAGCCGTCCCGCTAG
- the rfbF gene encoding glucose-1-phosphate cytidylyltransferase: MKTVILAGGLGTRISEESHLKPKTMIEIGGRPILWHILTLFSHYGFNDFIVCLGYKGYVIKEYFANYVLHNADLTVDLGKGSVEYHTTKHEPWRVTLVDTGTETMTGGRLKRVAPYLDPGEPFFMTYSDGVADIDLRALADFHRQHGKAATVTAVAPPGRFGALEIHDGRVERFMEKPPGDNAMINGGFFVLQPEVVGRIAGDDTVFESGPLEALAHDGQLMAYRHDRFWAPMDTLRDKNTLEALWASGQAPWRR, translated from the coding sequence ATGAAGACGGTGATCCTGGCGGGCGGGCTCGGCACGCGCATTTCCGAAGAAAGCCACCTGAAGCCCAAGACGATGATCGAGATCGGCGGCCGGCCGATCCTTTGGCATATCCTGACGCTGTTCTCGCACTACGGCTTCAACGACTTCATCGTCTGCCTCGGCTACAAGGGCTACGTCATCAAGGAGTACTTCGCCAACTACGTGCTCCACAACGCCGACCTTACCGTGGACCTCGGCAAGGGCTCGGTGGAGTACCATACGACCAAGCACGAGCCCTGGCGGGTGACCCTGGTCGACACCGGCACGGAGACCATGACCGGCGGGCGGCTGAAACGGGTGGCGCCGTATCTGGACCCCGGCGAGCCGTTCTTTATGACCTATAGCGACGGCGTCGCCGACATCGATCTGCGCGCGCTCGCGGACTTCCATCGCCAGCACGGCAAGGCCGCGACGGTGACGGCGGTGGCGCCGCCCGGCCGGTTCGGCGCGCTGGAGATCCACGACGGCCGCGTCGAACGCTTCATGGAGAAGCCGCCGGGCGACAACGCCATGATCAACGGCGGCTTCTTCGTCCTGCAGCCCGAGGTGGTCGGCCGCATCGCCGGCGACGACACGGTGTTCGAGTCCGGCCCGCTAGAGGCGCTGGCGCACGACGGCCAGCTGATGGCCTACCGGCACGACCGCTTCTGGGCGCCCATGGACACGCTGCGCGACAAGAACACCCTGGAGGCGCTCTGGGCGTCCGGCCAGGCGCCGTGGCGGCGGTGA
- a CDS encoding response regulator, protein MTAAAPLDVLIVEDEVLLAFELGFLVRESGCREVGHAMTSEEAVELARSLTPDLALVDVHLRDGPTGVEVARRIAQDCGAVVLFMTANVKRLPADFAGACGVIGKPYSEHAVKMALIFLQACLRDGQAPGPPPLGLTLSPAFQDRWGGMAQAG, encoded by the coding sequence ATGACCGCCGCCGCCCCCCTCGACGTCCTGATCGTGGAAGACGAGGTGCTCCTCGCCTTCGAGCTGGGCTTCCTGGTGCGCGAGAGCGGGTGCCGGGAGGTGGGCCATGCCATGACTTCCGAGGAGGCGGTCGAGCTGGCCCGCTCGCTGACGCCCGACCTCGCCCTGGTCGACGTCCACCTGCGCGATGGCCCGACCGGCGTGGAGGTGGCCCGCCGGATCGCCCAGGATTGCGGCGCGGTTGTCCTGTTCATGACCGCCAACGTCAAGCGCCTGCCGGCCGACTTCGCCGGCGCCTGCGGGGTGATCGGCAAGCCCTACTCCGAGCACGCGGTGAAGATGGCGCTGATCTTCCTGCAGGCCTGCCTGCGGGACGGCCAGGCGCCCGGACCCCCGCCGCTGGGCCTGACGCTGTCGCCGGCCTTCCAGGACCGCTGGGGCGGGATGGCGCAGGCCGGCTGA
- the rfbG gene encoding CDP-glucose 4,6-dehydratase, which produces MAAVNPEFWRGRRVLLTGHTGFKGSWAAIWLSRMGAEVTGIALPPDQTPSLFQLAGVGRRITSRFVDLRNADAVAADLRAGAYDLVLHMAAQPIVRAAIEDPITTYETNVMGTAHLLQALRQQAALKAVLVVTSDKVYANAETGRSFAEGDALGGKDPYSASKAAAEIVTASFARSYFDPAGVPVATARGGNVIGGGDFSRDRLVADIVRAAQAGEPVVLRHPEATRPWQHVLDCLAGYFTHLEALATDPAMPRALNFGPRPGGPVVSVGELATLGVEALGAQPWRHAPDPASLEAKALAVDSSQAKRALGFESRLDAPEAVALTMEWYRRQAAGEDALALCLEQIEGYEGRP; this is translated from the coding sequence GTGGCGGCGGTGAACCCGGAGTTCTGGCGGGGCCGCCGCGTCCTGCTCACCGGCCACACCGGCTTCAAGGGCTCCTGGGCGGCGATCTGGCTGTCGCGGATGGGCGCGGAGGTCACCGGCATCGCCCTGCCGCCGGACCAGACGCCGAGCCTGTTCCAGCTGGCCGGAGTGGGGCGGCGGATCACCTCGCGGTTCGTCGACCTGCGCAACGCCGACGCCGTTGCGGCGGACCTGAGGGCGGGCGCCTACGACCTGGTGCTGCATATGGCCGCCCAGCCGATCGTGCGCGCGGCCATCGAGGACCCGATCACCACCTATGAGACCAACGTCATGGGCACGGCCCACCTGCTGCAGGCGCTCCGCCAGCAGGCCGCGCTGAAGGCGGTCCTGGTGGTCACCTCCGACAAGGTCTACGCCAACGCCGAGACCGGGCGCAGCTTCGCCGAAGGCGACGCCCTGGGCGGCAAGGACCCCTACTCGGCGTCCAAGGCCGCAGCGGAGATCGTCACCGCCAGCTTCGCGCGCAGCTATTTCGACCCGGCCGGCGTGCCGGTGGCGACCGCCCGAGGCGGCAATGTGATCGGCGGCGGCGACTTTTCCCGCGACCGGCTGGTGGCCGATATCGTGCGGGCGGCGCAGGCCGGCGAGCCGGTCGTGCTGCGGCACCCGGAAGCGACCCGGCCGTGGCAGCACGTGCTGGACTGCCTGGCCGGCTATTTCACTCATCTGGAGGCTCTGGCGACCGATCCGGCCATGCCGCGGGCGCTCAACTTCGGCCCCAGGCCCGGAGGGCCCGTGGTGAGCGTCGGCGAACTCGCGACCCTCGGCGTCGAGGCGCTCGGCGCCCAGCCCTGGCGTCACGCGCCGGACCCGGCCTCCCTGGAGGCCAAGGCGCTCGCGGTGGACTCCAGCCAAGCCAAGCGCGCGCTCGGTTTCGAGAGCCGCCTGGACGCGCCGGAGGCCGTCGCCCTGACCATGGAGTGGTACCGGCGCCAGGCGGCCGGCGAAGATGCGCTCGCCTTGTGCCTGGAGCAGATCGAAGGCTACGAAGGCCGCCCATGA
- the rfbC gene encoding dTDP-4-dehydrorhamnose 3,5-epimerase has translation MRFTETEIAGVVVVDIEPRTDARGAFARLHCPEEFAAAGHPFAPVQTSLSRNPAAGTLRGLHYQPAPHAEVKLVRCVRGRIFDVAVDLRPASPTHRRWAAAELSADNARALLIPEGVAHGFLTLEADTDVLYQIAPMFEPGHEAGVRWDDPAFGISWPRAPQVISDRDQAFPLYGA, from the coding sequence ATGCGGTTCACCGAGACCGAGATCGCCGGCGTGGTCGTGGTCGACATCGAGCCGCGCACCGACGCGCGCGGCGCCTTCGCCCGGCTCCACTGTCCAGAGGAATTCGCCGCGGCGGGCCACCCGTTCGCGCCGGTCCAGACCAGCCTCTCGCGCAATCCTGCGGCCGGGACGCTGCGGGGGCTGCACTACCAGCCGGCGCCGCATGCGGAGGTGAAGTTGGTGCGCTGCGTCCGTGGACGGATCTTCGACGTGGCCGTGGACCTGCGGCCGGCGAGCCCGACGCACCGCCGGTGGGCCGCCGCCGAGCTCAGCGCCGACAATGCGCGGGCCCTGCTGATCCCGGAGGGCGTCGCCCACGGCTTCCTGACCCTGGAGGCGGACACCGACGTCCTCTACCAGATCGCGCCGATGTTCGAGCCCGGCCACGAGGCCGGCGTCCGCTGGGACGATCCGGCGTTCGGGATCTCCTGGCCGCGGGCGCCGCAGGTGATCTCCGACCGCGACCAGGCCTTCCCGCTGTACGGGGCCTGA
- a CDS encoding histidine kinase dimerization/phosphoacceptor domain -containing protein produces MDEVRDPFGTVMRGARMPVVIADAKVIDQPIIFANDAFLALTGYRRDEVIGRNCRFLQGPLTDPEQVARLRQAIGAGEEISVELLNYRKDGSTFWNRLYVSPVADEAGGIIYFFGSQSDVSDKKTAELSLIRSSEGLRTDIDTRTRELERALEQKTTLLHEVDHRVKNNLQLISSLLLLQSRRTEDERTRLALRSMLERVSAVATVHRRLFQSDDLERFDVAEFLRDLTSDLAASAGRDDIRIRLDLEHVAVPAAQAAPLALVANELICNALKHAFPAGREGRIDVTTRQVEDRFLMTIADDGVGRATGRPAGFGTTIVQLLSQQLRGRLEITDTQPGVKVVVTVPVSTPA; encoded by the coding sequence ATGGACGAAGTCAGGGATCCCTTCGGGACGGTGATGCGCGGCGCGCGGATGCCCGTCGTCATCGCCGACGCCAAGGTCATCGACCAGCCGATCATCTTCGCCAACGACGCCTTCCTGGCGTTGACGGGCTACCGGCGCGACGAGGTGATCGGGCGCAACTGCCGCTTCCTGCAAGGACCCCTGACGGACCCCGAGCAGGTCGCCCGCCTGCGCCAGGCGATCGGCGCCGGCGAGGAGATCAGCGTCGAGCTGCTGAACTACCGCAAGGACGGCTCGACTTTCTGGAACCGCCTGTACGTGAGCCCGGTCGCCGACGAGGCCGGCGGCATCATCTACTTCTTCGGCTCACAGTCCGATGTCAGCGACAAAAAGACCGCGGAGCTGTCGCTGATCCGCTCCAGCGAGGGGCTTCGCACCGACATCGACACCCGCACGCGCGAGCTGGAACGCGCGCTCGAACAGAAGACCACCTTGCTCCACGAGGTGGACCACCGGGTGAAGAACAACCTCCAGCTGATCTCCTCCCTGCTGCTCCTGCAGAGCCGTCGCACCGAGGACGAGCGCACCCGGCTGGCGCTGCGCAGCATGCTGGAACGGGTGAGCGCGGTGGCCACCGTCCACCGCCGGCTGTTCCAGAGCGACGACCTGGAGCGCTTCGACGTGGCGGAGTTCCTGCGCGACCTCACCTCCGACCTGGCCGCCTCGGCCGGCCGTGACGACATCCGGATCCGGCTGGACCTGGAGCATGTGGCGGTGCCGGCCGCCCAGGCCGCGCCGCTGGCCCTGGTGGCGAACGAGCTGATCTGCAACGCCCTCAAGCACGCCTTCCCCGCCGGCCGGGAGGGCCGCATCGACGTCACCACCCGGCAGGTGGAGGACCGGTTCCTCATGACCATCGCGGACGACGGCGTCGGCCGGGCGACCGGGCGACCGGCCGGCTTCGGGACGACCATCGTGCAGCTGCTGTCGCAACAGCTGCGGGGGCGACTGGAGATCACCGACACGCAACCGGGCGTGAAGGTGGTCGTTACGGTGCCTGTGAGCACCCCCGCCTGA
- a CDS encoding class I SAM-dependent methyltransferase: MTPPPCRFCRKPLTHTFVDLGCQPLANSYLTPAQLAAGTEQAYPLHARVCDNCFLVQVDDAVPAEAIFDEGYAYFSSYSPSWVEHARRYAVAMTERFGLGPDSLVVEVASNDGYLLQHFLAADIPVLGIEPTANTAEAARARGVRTEVMFFNEQTGRELAARGQRADLMAANNVLAHVPDIGAFVAGFPHVLKAEGVLTFEFPHLLNLIEKVQFDTIYHEHFSYLSLVAVEQVLAANGLRPFDVELLPTHGGSLRLFCVHVGSGHEETEALQALRAREAAAGLDRIETYGGFTPRVEAVRDSFRGFLDSARAQGQRIAAYGAAAKGNTFLNYCGASADDIVAAFDANPAKQGRFLPGSHVPILGPEAVAELRPDYVLILPWNLKDEIMGQLAFIGDWGGRFVTASPQTQVLS; encoded by the coding sequence ATGACGCCTCCGCCCTGCCGGTTCTGCCGTAAGCCGCTCACCCACACCTTCGTCGACCTCGGCTGCCAGCCGCTGGCCAACAGCTATCTGACGCCCGCCCAGCTCGCGGCCGGGACCGAGCAGGCCTATCCGCTGCATGCCCGGGTCTGCGACAACTGCTTCCTGGTGCAGGTGGACGACGCCGTGCCGGCCGAGGCGATCTTCGACGAAGGCTACGCCTACTTCTCCTCCTACTCCCCGAGCTGGGTCGAGCACGCCCGCCGGTACGCCGTGGCGATGACGGAACGGTTCGGTCTCGGCCCGGACTCCCTGGTGGTCGAGGTGGCGAGCAACGACGGCTACCTGCTGCAGCATTTCCTGGCCGCCGACATCCCGGTGCTCGGCATCGAGCCGACGGCCAACACCGCCGAGGCGGCCCGCGCCCGCGGCGTGCGCACCGAGGTGATGTTCTTCAACGAGCAGACCGGCCGCGAGCTCGCCGCGCGGGGCCAGCGCGCCGACCTGATGGCGGCCAACAATGTGCTCGCCCACGTGCCCGACATCGGCGCGTTCGTGGCCGGGTTCCCGCACGTGCTGAAGGCGGAGGGGGTGCTCACCTTCGAGTTCCCGCACCTCCTGAACCTGATCGAGAAGGTGCAGTTCGACACCATCTATCACGAGCACTTCTCCTACCTCTCGCTGGTGGCGGTGGAGCAGGTGCTGGCCGCCAACGGGCTGCGACCGTTCGACGTCGAGCTCCTGCCCACCCACGGCGGATCGCTGCGGCTGTTCTGCGTGCATGTGGGCTCCGGGCATGAGGAGACCGAGGCGCTGCAGGCGCTGCGGGCGCGCGAGGCGGCGGCCGGGCTCGACCGGATCGAGACCTACGGCGGCTTCACGCCGCGGGTGGAGGCGGTGCGCGACAGCTTCCGCGGCTTCCTCGACAGCGCCAGAGCGCAGGGACAGCGGATCGCCGCCTACGGGGCGGCGGCCAAGGGCAACACCTTCCTCAACTACTGCGGCGCAAGCGCCGACGACATCGTCGCGGCCTTCGACGCCAATCCCGCCAAACAGGGCCGCTTCCTGCCCGGCAGCCACGTGCCGATCCTCGGGCCGGAGGCGGTGGCGGAGCTCAGGCCCGACTACGTCCTGATCCTGCCCTGGAACCTGAAGGACGAGATCATGGGCCAGCTGGCCTTCATCGGCGACTGGGGCGGGCGGTTCGTCACCGCCTCGCCGCAGACGCAAGTCCTCAGCTGA